A DNA window from Castanea sativa cultivar Marrone di Chiusa Pesio chromosome 7, ASM4071231v1 contains the following coding sequences:
- the LOC142642762 gene encoding putative inactive chitinase-like protein LaCIC yields the protein MKMRFCALVIFSLLFSSFQGGLAEQCGTQAGDALCPGGLCCSQHGWCGTTADYCCTGCQSQCSSDGCGGGGGGGGGGGGEGGDIGSIISRDTFDQLLPHRNCDVKNFYNYDDFIEAANSFPGFGTTGDTNIRKREIAAFLGQTSQETTGGWADAPDGLYYWGYCFVREINGGVYCEWNPNYPCAPGQEYYGRGPIQLSWNYNYGQCGEALGLDLLNNPDLVATDPIISFKTAIWFWMTPQTPKPSCHDVITGNWNPSSDDIAAGRFPGYGTTTNIINGGLECGQGWNERVEGRIGFYKRYCDFLGVGYGDNLDCYNQRPFGNGLLVDTM from the exons ATGAAAATGAGGTTTTGTGCTTTGGTAATTTTCTCTTTGTTGTTCTCTTCATTCCAAGGAGGCTTAGCTGAGCAATGTGGTACGCAAGCAGGGGATGCTCTTTGCCCAGGTGGGTTGTGCTGCAGCCAGCATGGCTGGTGTGGCACCACAGCTGATTATTGCTGCACTGGTTGTCAAAGCCAATGTAGTAGTgatggttgtggtggtggtggtggtggtggtggtggtggtggtggagaagGAGGAGATATTGGTAGTATAATTTCAAGGGATACTTTTGATCAGCTACTACCACATCGTAACTGCGATGTTAAAAATTTCTACAATTATGATGATTTTATAGAAGCTGCAAATTCCTTTCCTGGCTTTGGCACAACTGGGGATACTAACATTCGTAAAAGAGAGATAGCTGCTTTCTTAGGCCAAACTTCACAAGAAACTACCG GGGGATGGGCAGATGCACCTGATGGCCTTTACTATTGGGGGTATTGCTTTGTTAGGGAAATAAATGGTGGAGTATACTGTGAATGGAATCCCAATTATCCTTGTGCTCCTGGTCAAGAATATTATGGCCGTGGTCCTATCCAACTTTCATG GAACTATAACTATGGGCAGTGTGGAGAAGCCTTAGGGTTGGATCTATTGAACAACCCAGACCTTGTGGCCACTGATCCAATTATTTCATTTAAGACAGCAATCTGGTTCTGGATGACTCCACAGACACCAAAGCCATCATGCCATGATGTAATCACCGGAAATTGGAACCCGTCTAGTGATGACATTGCAGCTGGTCGGTTTCCTGGTTATGGTACCACCACAAACATTATCAATGGTGGCCTTGAGTGTGGTCAAGGTTGGAATGAAAGGGTGGAGGGCCGCATTGGATTCTATAAGAGGTATTGTGACTTTCTTGGAGTTGGCTATGGTGACAACCTTGATTGTTACAACCAAAGGCCTTTTGGAAATGGACTGTTAGTGGACACAATGTAA